One window of Buchnera aphidicola (Rhopalosiphum padi) genomic DNA carries:
- a CDS encoding 5'-methylthioadenosine/adenosylhomocysteine nucleosidase, with translation MKIGIIGAIEQEIKKIKEIINDLTIKKTGNIKIYIGKFKNMEIFLIQSGIGKVSASMSTMILINLFQPDFIINSGSAGSLNSSLKIGDIIIPKKICYHDVNLTNFGYSRGQVPQYPKTFKTNKNLHEIVKEIAIKFKFKFLTGLLITGDSFIRGDNFIKKIKYQFSSAVGVEMESTAIGQVCHQFNIPFIVIKSISDLSDNDATSNFEKNISIASSESSKLVKLLLKKISS, from the coding sequence ATGAAAATTGGAATAATTGGTGCTATAGAACAAGAAATTAAGAAAATAAAAGAAATCATAAATGATTTGACAATAAAAAAAACAGGAAACATTAAAATTTACATAGGAAAATTTAAAAACATGGAAATTTTTCTAATCCAATCAGGGATCGGAAAAGTTTCTGCTAGTATGTCTACTATGATTCTTATCAATTTATTTCAACCTGATTTTATTATTAACAGCGGTTCTGCAGGAAGTTTAAATTCTTCTTTAAAAATAGGCGATATTATTATTCCAAAAAAAATATGTTACCACGATGTAAATTTAACGAACTTTGGGTACTCTAGAGGACAAGTACCTCAATATCCTAAAACATTTAAAACAAATAAAAATTTACATGAAATTGTAAAAGAAATTGCTATTAAATTTAAATTCAAGTTTTTAACAGGACTACTTATCACTGGAGACTCTTTTATTAGAGGGGATAATTTTATAAAAAAAATAAAGTATCAATTTTCTTCAGCAGTAGGAGTAGAAATGGAATCTACTGCAATAGGTCAGGTATGTCATCAATTTAATATTCCTTTTATTGTAATAAAGTCAATATCTGATTTATCTGATAACGATGCTACTTCAAATTTTGAAAAAAATATTTCGATTGCATCATCAGAATCTTCAAAATTAGTGAAACTATTATTAAAAAAAATAAGTTCTTAA
- the murG gene encoding undecaprenyldiphospho-muramoylpentapeptide beta-N-acetylglucosaminyltransferase — protein sequence MNSKKIIIIAGGSGGHVFPGLTIAKYLIKKGWDVHWIGTKNKIESEIVPKYNIKIHFIKIQGLRNTSLKNLIFSPINILNSYFQVRKIIKNWIPDVILGMGGYVSGPGGLAAWSCKIPFILHEQNKIAGITNKLLSRFSTKNMQAFSGTLLNAEVVGNPIRENIINIPPPVERFKNRKGPLRILIIGGSQGASIFNQVLPKISFFLKEKVIIWHQSGNNDLEITRKKYQKYSSYKHIITSFIENISEAYAWADIIISRSGALTVSEITVVGLGAIFIPYPHKDKQQYLNAEDLKKNGAAKIIEQSIFSTKLIIKTLNSLNRDKLYIMAKKAYSLGIRNATSKISKIIHDVSSKI from the coding sequence ATGAATTCTAAAAAAATAATAATTATAGCAGGCGGTAGTGGTGGACATGTTTTTCCAGGTCTTACTATTGCAAAATATTTGATTAAAAAAGGATGGGATGTACATTGGATAGGTACAAAAAACAAAATAGAATCTGAAATTGTTCCAAAATATAATATTAAAATACATTTTATAAAAATTCAGGGATTACGTAATACTAGCTTAAAAAATTTAATTTTTTCTCCAATAAATATATTAAATTCATATTTTCAAGTTAGAAAAATAATAAAAAATTGGATACCAGATGTTATATTGGGCATGGGGGGATACGTATCAGGTCCTGGTGGATTAGCAGCATGGAGTTGTAAAATTCCTTTTATTTTACATGAACAAAACAAAATTGCAGGAATAACAAATAAACTACTTTCTAGATTTTCTACGAAAAACATGCAAGCATTTTCCGGAACTTTGTTAAACGCAGAAGTAGTTGGAAATCCTATTCGTGAAAATATTATAAATATACCACCACCAGTTGAACGTTTTAAAAATAGAAAAGGTCCTTTGAGAATTTTAATTATTGGAGGAAGTCAAGGCGCTTCTATTTTTAATCAAGTTCTTCCAAAGATATCATTTTTTTTAAAAGAAAAAGTTATTATTTGGCACCAATCAGGTAATAATGATCTTGAAATAACTAGAAAAAAATATCAAAAATATAGTTCATATAAGCATATAATAACTTCATTTATCGAAAATATATCAGAAGCATACGCATGGGCAGATATAATTATATCTCGATCTGGTGCTTTAACAGTAAGTGAAATTACCGTAGTAGGATTAGGTGCAATATTTATACCTTATCCACATAAAGACAAACAGCAATATTTAAATGCAGAAGATCTAAAAAAAAATGGTGCCGCAAAAATTATTGAACAATCAATATTTAGTACAAAATTAATTATAAAGACATTAAATTCTCTAAATAGAGATAAACTCTACATAATGGCTAAAAAAGCTTATTCTTTAGGCATTAGAAATGCTACATCAAAAATATCTAAAATCATTCATGATGTTAGTAGTAAAATATAA
- the ftsA gene encoding cell division protein FtsA has translation MIISKNRKLVVGLEIGTTKVVTLVGEVLTDGKIKIIGIGICESKGIDKGKINNLDSVISCIQESIHQAEIMANCQITSVYLSLSNKYINCQNEIGIVPISEDEVTKEDIENVIHTAKSVKILNEHHILHVIPQEYSIDQQSGIKNPIGLAGTRMQVRVHLITCHQNMAKNIIKAVEKCDVKVDQVIFSGLASSKAVLTEDECKLGVCMIDIGGGTIDLITYIDGSIQDTQVIPYAGNIITKDISYAFSTSYTDSENIKITYGSAIKPSPGISKNIDLSSKYGNFQKNLQQDTVIEVIESRYNELLHLINNRILHVQKKLYKEGKKYQLTSGIVLTGGASTISFLTECAEKIFQKKIRIAKPLNISGLTENITEPHYSTVVGLLHYGKEFYFNYENEKKENSFVEKWFKRINNWFKKEF, from the coding sequence ATGATTATATCAAAAAATAGAAAATTAGTAGTCGGATTAGAAATCGGTACTACTAAAGTAGTAACTTTAGTGGGAGAGGTTTTAACAGATGGTAAAATAAAAATAATTGGAATTGGAATATGTGAATCTAAAGGAATAGATAAAGGAAAAATAAATAATTTAGATTCAGTAATTTCGTGCATACAAGAATCTATTCATCAAGCTGAAATTATGGCTAATTGTCAAATAACATCTGTATATTTATCTTTGTCCAATAAATATATTAATTGTCAAAATGAAATAGGTATAGTTCCTATTTCTGAAGATGAAGTTACAAAAGAAGATATAGAAAATGTAATACACACTGCAAAGTCTGTAAAAATTCTTAATGAACATCATATATTACATGTAATTCCACAAGAATACTCCATTGACCAACAATCTGGAATAAAAAATCCTATAGGTTTAGCTGGTACAAGAATGCAAGTAAGAGTACATTTAATTACATGCCATCAAAATATGGCTAAAAATATTATTAAAGCAGTAGAAAAATGTGATGTTAAAGTTGATCAAGTTATTTTTTCTGGTCTTGCTTCTAGTAAAGCTGTTTTAACTGAAGATGAATGTAAACTAGGAGTCTGTATGATTGATATAGGAGGAGGAACAATAGATCTTATTACTTACATTGATGGATCTATACAAGACACCCAAGTTATTCCATATGCAGGTAATATTATAACTAAAGATATTTCATATGCTTTTAGTACATCTTACACTGATTCAGAAAATATAAAAATTACATATGGTTCTGCAATAAAGCCGTCTCCTGGAATATCAAAAAACATTGATTTATCTAGTAAATATGGAAATTTTCAAAAAAACTTACAACAAGATACAGTAATAGAAGTTATTGAATCAAGATATAATGAATTATTGCATTTAATTAATAATAGAATTCTTCATGTACAAAAAAAACTTTATAAAGAGGGAAAAAAATATCAATTAACAAGTGGTATAGTGCTTACTGGAGGCGCTTCAACAATTTCATTTTTAACAGAATGTGCGGAAAAAATTTTTCAAAAAAAAATTCGCATTGCTAAACCTCTAAATATTTCAGGACTAACAGAAAACATAACTGAACCACATTATTCAACAGTAGTTGGTTTATTGCACTACGGAAAAGAATTTTACTTTAATTATGAAAACGAAAAAAAAGAAAATTCTTTTGTTGAAAAATGGTTTAAAAGAATTAACAATTGGTTTAAAAAAGAATTTTAA
- the erpA gene encoding iron-sulfur cluster insertion protein ErpA, producing the protein MENNPIKYIEFTNSAAKKIKNIIEEKKNKNLKLRIYIIGGGCSGFQYQFIFDEKTNKDDILIEKLNISLVIDPISLQYLYGGTIDYLENLEGSKFIVSNPNAKSTCGCGLSFSI; encoded by the coding sequence ATGGAAAACAATCCTATAAAATATATTGAATTCACAAATTCAGCTGCTAAAAAAATAAAAAATATTATTGAAGAAAAAAAAAATAAAAATTTAAAACTAAGAATATATATTATTGGTGGTGGATGCAGTGGATTTCAATATCAATTTATTTTTGATGAAAAAACTAATAAAGATGATATCTTAATTGAAAAATTAAATATTTCTCTTGTAATTGATCCTATTAGCTTACAATATTTATATGGTGGTACAATAGATTATTTAGAAAACCTAGAAGGATCAAAATTCATAGTATCTAATCCAAATGCTAAAAGCACCTGCGGATGTGGTTTATCTTTCAGTATTTAA
- the speE gene encoding polyamine aminopropyltransferase gives MINENIWHEKLHRHIGQYFSIDKILYQKKNKYHDIIIFQNSIMGRIMAIDGVVQTTEKDEFIYHEMLTHVPIFYHGLIKNVLIVGGGDGGILREICRHNSIENITMVEIDLNVIDLCKKFFPKHSNNTYKDPRLKIIIDNGLNFIKTTKEKFDLIISDSTDPIGCGKDLFLSEFYFYCKNHLLKNGIFVGQNGVFFLQKNNINQTYKNLKKNFNDVSFYQATIPSYYGGIMMFSWGTDNMDLRKINIKNLQKRIKHTKLAFNYYNSKIHISSFYLPEYIINTLDKS, from the coding sequence ATGATTAACGAAAACATATGGCATGAAAAACTTCATCGTCATATTGGGCAATATTTTTCAATTGATAAAATATTATATCAAAAAAAAAATAAATACCATGATATTATTATTTTCCAAAACTCGATTATGGGACGAATCATGGCAATAGATGGTGTCGTTCAAACAACAGAAAAAGATGAGTTTATATATCATGAAATGTTGACTCATGTTCCTATATTTTATCACGGGTTAATAAAAAATGTACTAATAGTAGGTGGGGGCGATGGAGGTATACTACGAGAAATATGCCGACATAATAGTATCGAAAATATCACTATGGTTGAAATTGATTTAAATGTTATTGATTTATGCAAAAAGTTTTTTCCTAAACATAGTAATAATACATATAAAGATCCACGTCTAAAAATAATCATAGATAACGGATTAAACTTTATCAAGACAACAAAAGAAAAATTTGATCTTATTATATCAGATTCCACTGATCCTATTGGTTGCGGAAAAGATTTATTTTTATCAGAATTTTATTTTTATTGTAAAAATCATCTTCTTAAAAACGGTATATTTGTAGGGCAAAATGGTGTTTTTTTTCTCCAGAAAAACAATATTAATCAAACTTATAAAAATTTAAAAAAAAATTTTAATGACGTAAGTTTTTATCAAGCAACTATTCCTAGTTATTATGGCGGAATAATGATGTTTTCTTGGGGTACCGATAACATGGATTTACGTAAAATAAATATTAAAAATTTACAAAAACGTATAAAACATACAAAATTAGCTTTTAATTACTATAATTCCAAAATTCATATAAGTAGTTTTTATTTACCTGAATATATAATTAATACGTTAGATAAAAGTTAA
- the lpdA gene encoding dihydrolipoyl dehydrogenase, with amino-acid sequence MHQEIQSEVVVIGSGPAGYSAAFRCADLGLDTVLIERYEQLGGVCLNVGCIPSKALLHIAKVIKDASELSEAGVFFNKPIINIEKINNWKEKIVKKLTIGLSNMGEKRKIRIIRGKASFDTDHSIFVQNKKNDFTIFFKHAIIATGSKPIKIPSFPNDDSRIWNSTDALSLKNIPNRFLIVGGGIIGLEMATIYSALGSKVDIVDRFNVFLPSVDKDMTDIYRKTVEKRFNLLLHTHVKNVDRSKDNNLVVTMAKENKNENVFCYDNILVAIGRSPNVDFLGLEKIGLKLNESGFIQVDQQLKTNLSHIYAIGDVTGFPMLAHKAIQQAHIASEVISGKKHYFEPKVIPSVAYTEPEIAWVGLSEKEAENNNIEYESSLFPWSASGRANASNCNIGMTKLIFDKNTNKIIGGSIVGTNASELISEIGLAIEMGCDAEDISLTIHPHPTLSESICSASEVFQGTITDLLNLKKSLLN; translated from the coding sequence ATGCATCAAGAAATTCAATCTGAAGTTGTAGTTATAGGTTCAGGACCCGCCGGTTATTCTGCGGCTTTCCGATGTGCAGATCTAGGTTTAGATACTGTTTTAATAGAACGTTATGAACAATTAGGTGGTGTTTGTTTAAATGTAGGATGCATTCCTTCCAAAGCATTACTGCATATAGCTAAGGTGATAAAAGATGCAAGTGAACTATCTGAAGCAGGGGTTTTTTTTAATAAACCAATTATTAATATTGAAAAGATTAACAATTGGAAAGAAAAAATTGTTAAAAAACTTACTATTGGATTATCTAATATGGGGGAAAAAAGAAAAATAAGAATTATTCGAGGAAAAGCATCTTTTGATACTGATCATAGTATTTTTGTACAAAATAAAAAAAATGATTTTACGATTTTTTTTAAACATGCGATTATTGCCACTGGATCTAAACCTATAAAAATACCTTCTTTTCCTAATGACGATAGTAGAATTTGGAATTCAACAGATGCTTTATCACTAAAAAATATACCTAATCGTTTTTTAATTGTAGGAGGAGGTATTATTGGTTTAGAAATGGCAACAATATACAGTGCATTGGGTTCAAAAGTAGATATTGTTGATCGATTTAATGTTTTTCTTCCTTCAGTAGATAAAGATATGACTGATATATATAGAAAAACAGTTGAAAAAAGATTTAATTTGTTATTACATACTCATGTTAAAAATGTTGACAGATCAAAAGATAATAATCTTGTTGTTACAATGGCTAAAGAAAACAAAAATGAAAATGTTTTTTGTTATGATAATATACTTGTTGCAATTGGAAGAAGTCCAAATGTTGATTTTTTAGGATTGGAAAAAATTGGATTGAAATTAAACGAATCTGGTTTTATTCAGGTAGATCAACAATTAAAAACAAATTTATCTCATATTTATGCTATTGGCGATGTTACAGGTTTTCCTATGTTAGCTCACAAAGCGATACAGCAAGCGCATATTGCATCTGAGGTTATTTCTGGTAAAAAACATTATTTTGAACCTAAAGTAATTCCATCAGTAGCTTATACTGAACCTGAAATTGCTTGGGTTGGTTTAAGTGAAAAAGAAGCTGAAAACAATAATATAGAATATGAGAGTTCTTTGTTTCCCTGGAGTGCATCAGGAAGAGCAAATGCATCAAATTGCAACATAGGTATGACAAAATTAATTTTTGATAAAAATACTAATAAGATTATTGGTGGATCTATAGTAGGTACAAACGCTAGTGAACTGATTAGTGAAATTGGACTTGCAATCGAGATGGGATGTGATGCTGAAGATATTTCACTTACTATTCACCCCCATCCAACTTTAAGTGAATCAATTTGTTCAGCTTCCGAAGTTTTTCAAGGAACAATAACAGATCTTTTAAATTTAAAAAAATCATTATTGAATTAA
- the ftsZ gene encoding cell division protein FtsZ has protein sequence MFEPVELSNNAVIKVVGVGGGGGNAVEHMVRERIEGVEFFAINTDAQALRKVEVGQTIQIGNNITKGLGAGANPEIGRTSAEEDKELLKSALDGSDMVFIAAGMGGGTGTGAAPVVAEIAKELGILTVAVVTKPFNFEGKKRMIVADQGVVELSKHVDSLITIPNDKLLKVLSRGISLLDAFGAANNVLKGAVQGIAELITRPGLMNVDFADVRTVMVEMGYAMMGTGISSGENRAEEAAEIAISSPLLEDIDLSGARGVLVNITAGFDLKLDEFETVGNTIRSFASDNATVVIGTSLDPDMNDTLRVTVVATGIGMEKYSDVNQTKNKSSKEMLIDYRYQYLNISPTTIDKKNVKNEIKETENQKRKEPEYLDIPAFLRKRSD, from the coding sequence ATGTTTGAACCTGTAGAATTAAGTAATAATGCAGTAATTAAGGTAGTTGGTGTTGGTGGTGGTGGTGGAAACGCAGTAGAACATATGGTACGAGAACGAATTGAAGGTGTTGAATTTTTTGCCATTAATACTGATGCACAAGCTTTAAGAAAAGTAGAAGTAGGACAAACCATACAAATAGGAAACAACATTACTAAAGGGTTGGGAGCTGGAGCTAATCCAGAAATTGGACGTACTTCAGCAGAAGAAGATAAAGAATTATTAAAATCTGCACTAGATGGTTCTGATATGGTTTTTATAGCTGCAGGAATGGGTGGAGGAACTGGAACTGGAGCAGCACCTGTAGTAGCAGAAATAGCAAAAGAACTAGGTATTTTAACAGTTGCTGTGGTAACAAAACCTTTTAATTTTGAAGGTAAAAAAAGAATGATTGTTGCTGATCAAGGAGTTGTAGAACTGTCAAAACATGTAGATTCTTTAATTACAATACCTAATGACAAACTACTCAAGGTATTAAGTCGGGGTATTTCTTTACTAGACGCCTTTGGTGCCGCTAACAATGTTTTAAAAGGAGCTGTACAAGGAATTGCTGAATTAATTACTCGACCTGGTTTAATGAATGTAGATTTTGCTGATGTAAGAACGGTTATGGTTGAAATGGGATATGCCATGATGGGAACTGGAATATCTTCTGGAGAAAATAGAGCTGAAGAAGCCGCAGAAATTGCTATATCTAGCCCTTTATTAGAAGATATAGATTTATCAGGAGCACGAGGTGTTTTAGTCAACATTACTGCTGGTTTTGATTTAAAACTAGATGAATTTGAAACTGTAGGTAACACAATTAGATCTTTTGCGTCAGATAACGCAACAGTAGTTATAGGCACTTCTTTAGATCCTGATATGAATGATACACTTCGAGTAACAGTAGTTGCAACAGGCATTGGAATGGAAAAATATTCAGATGTTAATCAGACAAAAAATAAATCTTCTAAAGAAATGCTAATAGATTATCGATATCAATATTTAAATATTTCACCTACAACAATAGATAAAAAAAATGTAAAAAATGAAATAAAAGAAACAGAAAATCAAAAAAGAAAAGAACCAGAATATTTAGATATTCCTGCTTTTCTTCGTAAACGATCTGATTGA
- the speD gene encoding adenosylmethionine decarboxylase, whose protein sequence is MQKLKLYGFNNLTKSLSFCIYDICYANTNDSRNSYISYIDEQYNAVRLTKILKKTCSIIGANVLNVFHQDYEPQGASVTILVCEDPINLETVNIVNKKNNIISSSVLAHLDKSHICVHTYPESHPQSGICTFRADIEVSTCGIISPLNALNYLIHQLESDIVTIEYRVRGFTRDIHGIKHFIDHKINSIQNFMSNDIKSMYEMLDVNIYQENIFHTRMLLKEFNLKNYLFNINVEDLSKEECSYIIDLLWKEMREIYHGKNISMIKKI, encoded by the coding sequence TTGCAAAAACTAAAATTATATGGCTTTAATAATTTAACTAAAAGCCTAAGTTTTTGTATTTACGATATTTGTTATGCGAATACTAATGATTCACGAAATAGTTATATTTCTTATATTGATGAACAATATAATGCTGTTCGATTAACAAAAATCTTAAAAAAAACTTGTTCAATCATTGGTGCCAATGTTCTTAATGTTTTTCATCAAGATTATGAACCTCAAGGTGCTAGTGTAACTATTTTAGTATGCGAAGATCCAATAAATTTAGAAACAGTAAATATTGTAAATAAAAAAAATAATATTATATCATCTTCTGTATTAGCCCATTTAGATAAAAGCCATATTTGTGTTCATACATATCCAGAAAGTCATCCTCAAAGTGGAATTTGTACTTTTCGTGCAGATATAGAAGTTTCAACATGTGGAATAATCTCTCCTCTTAATGCATTAAATTATCTTATTCATCAATTAGAATCAGATATTGTAACAATTGAATATCGTGTTAGGGGATTTACACGAGACATTCACGGTATAAAACATTTTATTGATCATAAGATTAATTCTATTCAGAATTTTATGTCTAATGATATAAAATCAATGTATGAAATGCTTGATGTTAATATATATCAAGAAAATATTTTCCATACTCGTATGTTACTAAAAGAATTTAACTTAAAAAATTATTTATTTAATATTAACGTAGAAGATTTATCAAAGGAAGAATGTTCTTATATTATAGATTTATTATGGAAAGAAATGAGAGAAATATATCATGGTAAAAATATCTCTATGATTAAAAAAATATAA
- a CDS encoding D-alanine--D-alanine ligase: protein MKKIAVLLGGNSSERQISIKSGYAILESLLRSGLNAYPVDTRDFPIIQLKKQGFDSAYIALHGKGGEDGSIQGVLEYLNIPYTGSGIMSSAISLDKWRTKLLWKSSSLPVLPDVYLKKKDISQYTYPSILKKILQLKFPVVIKPNNSGSSIGITIVHYQDLLIDSINAAFNYSSDIIIEKFIEGREYTVSILNKKILPPVKIITKNHFYDYRAKYIESSTEYLCPSELHHQKEKELKNIAETAWRTLGCKGCGRIDVILDNKNKFWLLEVNTIPGMTYRSLVPISAKSIGISFDELVLKILKINK from the coding sequence ATGAAAAAAATAGCAGTGTTATTAGGAGGTAATTCTTCTGAAAGACAAATTTCAATTAAATCAGGATATGCAATTCTTGAAAGTTTATTGAGATCTGGATTGAACGCATATCCGGTTGATACTCGTGATTTTCCTATCATACAATTAAAAAAACAAGGTTTTGACAGTGCCTATATCGCACTTCATGGAAAAGGAGGTGAAGATGGTAGTATCCAAGGAGTTCTTGAATATCTAAATATTCCATATACAGGTAGTGGAATTATGTCCTCTGCAATTTCTTTAGACAAATGGAGAACTAAATTGTTGTGGAAATCTTCTTCTCTTCCAGTACTACCAGATGTGTATCTGAAAAAAAAAGATATTTCACAATATACATATCCCTCGATTTTAAAAAAAATTTTACAACTAAAATTTCCTGTTGTAATAAAACCAAATAATTCAGGTTCTAGCATAGGAATAACAATAGTTCATTATCAAGACTTATTAATTGACTCTATTAATGCCGCATTCAATTATAGTAGTGATATAATTATTGAAAAATTTATAGAGGGAAGGGAATACACAGTATCAATTCTTAATAAAAAAATATTACCTCCTGTAAAAATTATTACAAAAAATCATTTTTATGATTATAGAGCTAAATATATAGAATCTTCAACTGAATATTTATGTCCAAGTGAATTACATCATCAAAAAGAAAAAGAACTAAAAAATATTGCAGAAACAGCTTGGAGAACCTTAGGGTGTAAAGGATGTGGAAGAATTGATGTAATACTAGATAATAAAAATAAATTTTGGTTATTAGAAGTAAATACAATTCCTGGAATGACTTATAGAAGTTTAGTTCCAATCTCCGCCAAAAGCATAGGAATATCATTTGATGAACTAGTATTAAAAATATTAAAAATTAATAAATAA
- the ftsW gene encoding cell division protein FtsW yields MNVFFKKKNNIKNNNIVLYDRFLVWLTLGLCVTGLVMVTSSSIPIGQILYHDPFFFVKREIFYFFLIFLLSFIFLRIPISFWKKNSNLILIISIFLLTIVLLIGKSVHGSHRWINIGMLHIQPAEICKISSFFYISNYLSRKINEVRNNFWGFLKPMTIITIQSILLLAEPDLGTVIVLFVTTLSVLFLSGVKIKQFFTIIFLVVVIITALVFFEPYRIKRILSFWNPWKDPFGNGYQLTQSLIALGRGHFFGQGLGNSIQKLNYLPEAHSDFIFSIIGEELGYIGCFLILLTIFFISFRAMYIGQKSFEKKQIFSGFLACSIGLWFSFQTLINIGAVTGILPTKGLTLPLISYGGSSLIINLMAICILLRIDFEIRLSEHQAFPKGI; encoded by the coding sequence ATTAATGTTTTTTTTAAAAAAAAAAATAATATAAAAAATAATAATATTGTATTATATGATCGTTTCTTAGTATGGTTGACGTTAGGTTTATGTGTAACAGGATTAGTTATGGTGACATCTTCATCTATTCCTATAGGTCAAATTTTATATCATGATCCCTTTTTTTTTGTAAAAAGAGAGATATTTTATTTTTTTTTAATATTTTTATTATCTTTTATTTTTTTACGTATACCCATTTCATTTTGGAAAAAAAACAGTAACTTAATATTAATTATTTCAATTTTTTTACTTACAATTGTATTATTAATAGGAAAATCAGTACATGGATCACATCGATGGATAAATATAGGTATGTTACATATACAACCTGCTGAAATATGTAAGATATCTTCATTCTTTTATATATCTAATTATTTATCACGAAAAATAAATGAAGTACGTAATAATTTTTGGGGTTTTTTAAAACCTATGACAATTATCACGATACAATCAATTCTTTTATTAGCAGAACCTGATCTAGGTACAGTTATTGTTTTATTTGTTACTACTTTATCAGTTTTATTTCTCTCTGGAGTAAAAATAAAACAGTTTTTTACAATTATTTTTTTAGTAGTTGTAATTATCACTGCTTTAGTTTTTTTTGAACCATATCGTATTAAAAGAATATTATCGTTTTGGAACCCTTGGAAAGACCCATTCGGTAATGGATATCAATTAACACAATCGTTAATAGCTTTAGGACGTGGTCATTTCTTCGGACAAGGTTTAGGCAACTCAATACAGAAATTAAATTATTTACCAGAAGCTCATAGTGATTTTATATTTTCTATAATAGGTGAAGAATTAGGCTATATAGGCTGTTTTTTAATATTATTGACAATTTTTTTTATTTCTTTTCGAGCTATGTATATAGGACAAAAATCTTTTGAAAAAAAACAAATTTTTTCAGGGTTTTTGGCTTGTTCAATTGGTTTATGGTTTAGTTTTCAAACACTTATTAATATTGGAGCTGTAACTGGTATCTTACCTACTAAGGGTTTAACTTTACCATTAATTAGCTATGGTGGTTCAAGTCTAATTATTAATTTAATGGCTATTTGTATATTGCTAAGAATTGATTTTGAAATACGATTAAGTGAACACCAAGCTTTTCCTAAAGGAATTTAA